Part of the Novosphingobium sp. ZN18A2 genome, GGCATACGGTCCGGGATACACGCTTCTAATACTCCTTGCCCAGAACGCAGCCGAACAGGGGATAGAGGTTATCGACTTCGGCAAGGGGGCGGAGCAATTCAAGTTCGACATGGCGGACAGGTTCGTTCCCCTGAAGGAGGGATCGATTGCAAGGCCGGGAAGTCTTGCCGCGATCCTGCGTGCCGGCGGCGAACGACTCGTCTCGGTCGCAAGCCACCTTCCGCTCGGCCGGTATCGCGACCATCCACGCAGGGCGGTTGCAAGGTTGATACGCCCGACCAGCCTTCCCCCGACCAGTCTGGCCCCGACCAGTCTGGCCCCGTCCAGCCTTGCGAAGTGACTTCGCGGGTCGGGCCGGTGCGGATGTATCCGAAAGGATTAAGACCAACGGCCCGGCGTGCAAGCCGGAAGTACGGTTGTCTGGTTATGGCGGGCTAGGGCGATTTCTGGCCCCGGATTCATGCGGTATGACGTTCGGAGGGAAATGTGCAGATGCAGCGCCGCGGCGCTGCGCGGGGGAAGAAACTTCAGGCCGGATCGATGAATTTGCAGACATTTGAAACGATTGACAGGGACTGTGCCCCCGCCCTCAGAATCCATGTCATAGTTGCGACATGCGGCCGGGCCGAGACCGTTTGCGAACTTGTGCGCCACCTTGAACGACAGGAGCGCGCGGCGGACGGCGTCGTTGTTGTCGGCACGTGCGAGGCCGATGTCGCGGGCGTGCGCGAAGCCAGTGCGGCCGCATCCGTTATCATCGCCAAGCGGGGGCTGTGCTGCCAGCGAAATGCCGGGATCGCCCAAGTTGCCGACGATGCCGACGTGGTCGTTTTCTTCGATGACGATTTCACACCGGCGAACGATTACCTGGCGGGCGTCGATGCGCTGATGACGGCGTTTCCGGAGACCGCCGGGTTGACCGGCGATCTGGTGGACGACGGTATCCTGGACGTTCCCATCGCTTTCGAGGACGCGGTGCGCAGGCTGGAAGTGGATGGAGAACGGCCGCAGGGCACGGACCGCGTGCCCGTCAGGTCGCTGTATGGATGCAACATGGCCATCCGTCTTGAAGCGCTGGGCGATCTTCGCTTCGACGAGAACCTGCCCCTTTACGGCTGGCTTGAAGACGTGGACCTGACCTATCAGCTCAGCCATCGCGGGCAGATGTATGCGGCGCCGGACCTGACAGGGATTCACCTTGGCGTCAGAAGCGGGCGCCAGCCCGGGCGGCGGCTTGGCTATTCGCAAGTCGCGAACGTCATCTATTTATACGGCAAGGGGACGATGCAGCCGGATATCGGCTGGCGTCAGTTGCTGCGCAACCTTGCCGCCAATTGCGTGAAGAGCATCGCCCCTGAGCCGGAGATCGACCGGCGGGGGCGGCTGGCCGGAAACCTGATTGCCATCGGAGACTTCATGCGGGGGCGGCTCGATCCGCGCCGCATCATGTCGCTTTGAAGGAGGCTTGTGAATCGACCGTGGGCGCCCGGTTCCCCATCCAGGACGTTACAGGCCGCAAACATCCGCTCGCGGTGCGGCTTCGGCAACCGATTGCGGTCGTGTCGTGACCGCGACCCCGCTTCAGCCCCCGCTTCGGGTTGCGCTGGTCATGGACGATGTCGGCCGCCCGCCCGATTGGGTCATGCGGCTCGCCACGCGCATCCATGCGGATCGCGGCCTGCGCCTGACCGCGCTGATCCAGCCGCGCAACGGCACGGCAGGGCGCCCGGTATCGCCTTTGTTGAGCGGGTGGTTCCGCCTGGAGCGCAGGTTCGCTGCCCGGTCCGAGCCGGCGGACAGCCACGCCTATTTGCAGGCGGTCGAATGCGCGAAGGTGGTCAGTGAGGAGGACCGGCCCGCGATCGAAGCGGCTCGTTCCGATGTCATTATCGACCTGACATCCGGGGCGGGGCGCGGCATCGATCCCGGCCTTGCGCTGCACGGGGTCTGGTTCATCGACTCGCTCGACCCACGGGCCAGCGTTGCATCGCTTCTTGCGCGATCGCCGGTATCGCGTTTGACCCTGCTGCGCCGGACGTCAGACCATAGCGCACCCGCGGTTGTGGCTGCCGCCTCGCTCAATCCCAAGTACGTTGCGGCCCGCAATGCGCTTTTCATGTCCGAAAAGTCCGTGCAATTGATCATGCGCGCCTTGCGACGAACCCGCTCGACCGGCCGGCCGGACTCGCTTGCGGATCGAGAGGTCGCCGCTCTGGCAGACCCGACCGCCGGGCAGTTTTCCCGCTATCTCTGGTCGCTTGCCCGTCATTCGACCCGAAGGGCCGTGAACGATTTGCGCGCGCGGATGGGGCATCGTCCCGGACAGTTCATCCTGAAGTCCGCCGAATGCGGTTGGGACGAGTTCGATGCGTCGGCTGCCACGGCTCACATTCCCGACGGCAACAGGTATTTCGCCGATCCGTTCCTGTGGGACAGGGACGGGCAAACCTACTGCTTTTTCGAAGAGTTCGATTACCGCAAGGGGCGAGGCCACATCAGCGCGGGCCGCTTCGAAGACGGGCAATTGACCGATGTCGGGCCAGTCATCCAGACCGCATACCACTTGTCGTTCCCGTTCCTGTTCGAAGCCGACGGGCAGCTCTATATGTTGCCCGAAACGTCGGAAAAGCGGCGGCTGGAGGTCTGGAAATGCATCGAATTTCCGGATCGCTGGGAACGGCACGCCACGGCATTGGAAGGAATTGCCGCATCGGATTCGACGATCAACCTGATCGGCGGCGAATGGTGGCTGTTCACCAATATTTCGACCGATCCGTTCCTTGAAATGAACTCTGAACTGCACGTCTTCCGTGTCGACGGACCCGATCTGGCGAAATTGGAGCCCCATTCCTTCAACCCGGTGGTGTTCAATTCGCGCAGCGCGCGCAACGCGGGCCGCATCCTCGAGATGGACGGGCGGCTTTACCGGCCCGCGCAGGACAACTCTCATGGCTATTACGGTTATGGCTTGCGGCTGATGGAAATCAGACGCCTGTCGATGGACGATTACGAGGAAGTGGAGGTTCGCCAGATCCTGCCCGATTTCGAACCCGGCATAATCGGCTGCCATCACCTGGACATTCGCGACGGCAGGGTAATCATCGACGTGCGAAAGAAGGTGGGCGCCCGTGCCTGATACGGCCGTCACATCTCTCGTTCGGGTGGCCGAACAGGTGCGGGGAGGGCACATGGGCGTGCCGCAACCGTCGTCGATTGACCAAATCGTGATCGTCAACGATTTCGCGACGACCGCCGGCGGCGCGACCGCGATCGCGCTTTCGGCCGCCGAACTTTACCAGCAGCAGGGTTACAAGGTCACGTTCATCAGCGGAGACGGTCCGTCCGAACGGCTGCGCGCGCTTGGCATCGAGCACGTCGCGCTCAATGCACCGGCATTGCTGAAACTGCCGTTCCGCAAGGCCATTGCGCAAGGGTTCCATCACGGGGCCGCGGCGCGCGCGGTTTCGGAGTGGATAGCCCGGCACGATACGCCGGGCACGGCCTATCATCTCCACAACTGGTCCCAGATCCTTTCGCCCGCGATATTCTCCGCGCTGCGTCCGGTTGAGGGCAGGCTGGTCGTGACCTGCCACGATTTCTTCAACATATGCCCCAACGGGGGCTTTTCGCATTTCGGTGACGCTGCGGTCTGCCAGGCACAGCCGATGTCGTTGCAGTGCCTGGCAAGCAACTGCGACCGGCGCAGCTATGCGCAAAAGATCTGGCGGACGGGGCGGCATGTAAACCTGAACGTGCAGGCGCGCTTCGCCCGCAGCAAGGCAACCTTCACGTTCCTGCACGAAGCGATGCGGCAAAAGTTCGTGGATTGCGGTTTTGCCGCGCCCGATCTGGTCACGATTCCCAACCCGGCCCATGCGTGGACCGACCGGCGTATCGAGGCGGAGCGCAACCGGGGGCTGCTGTTTGTCGGTCGCATCGCAAGGGACAAGGGGGCGGATATCGCCATCCGCGCGGCAAAGGACGCCGGACAGAAAATCACGCTTGTCGGTTCGGGCGAACTGGGACGCATGCCTGAGGAATCCGACGGCGATGTCGAATTTGCCGGTTGGTGCGACCGGGAAGAAATCGCCGCCATTGCCAGTCGTGCGCGTGCCTTGATCGTGCCGAGCCGGATCCTTGAACCCTTCGGCCTGGTCCTGGTCGAAGCGGCGATGAGCGGATTGCCCGTCATCGTCGCGTCGCACGCGCTTCTGGCACGCGATCTCGTGGACATGGGGTGCGGCGTTGCGTTCGGCATGGGGCGATCGGCCGGACCGGGCAGCCCCGAACCGGGCCGTGTGGTCGCTCGCCTTGCCACCGACGACGATCTGGTGCGCCGTATGAGCCATGCGGGCTTTGACGGCGCGAGAAGGCTTTGCAGCGATCCTGTCGAATGGATTTCCGCCTTTATCGCCATATTCGAACGCAAGATCGAAGCGTTCCGGTCGGCTGGCGGGGTGTCAACGTGACGCGGGACAGGCTGCACCTTGCGGATTTCGCGCGCCTGGGTGCGCCGTCCGGTCGCGCAACCGGAATTTCGCATCGCACAACGCTCGCTTTGTCGAAAGTCGCTACCTCGTGGCCGGATAGCGCGGCATTGGTGCGGTCAACGGTGGAAAACGATGGTCAGGCGGTGGGCAGTGCAAGGCGCGCGCTTCATGCTGCTCTATGTTCGGTTGAGACTTTGTCATGAAACTGCAAGCGGCACTTATGGCTTCACACGCAGGGATAGAGCAGCGAGGGGCAGAGCGGCGCGTCCTGCGGCTTAACGTGACGGTATCGTCGGATGGCGAGGCCGCGTCCGCTTCGGTCGACGACCTGTCCAGGACGGGGTTGCGGATTGAAACTGGGGGGAGGTTGTCGGTCGGTGAGGAAATCGTGGTCGAGCTTCCGAACGGAAAGCTTATCGAAGCGCGGATCGTCTGGGCGGATCGCCCCAGGTACGGCTGCGAATTCGTGACGCCGATATCCAAGGCGATCTTCGGCGCCATCGTGCTTGGGGCGGGGACGGACGCGCCCCCTCCTGTCGAGAAGTACCGGATCGAGGAAGTCGCGGTCGGCATGGACCTCGAAGTCCTCGCCCAGTGGACGATGGAGTTCGAGCAGGGAGCCTCGAAGCGGGGCGAGCGGCTGCTGGCGTTCCGATACAAGGAAGGCAAGATTGTTGCGATGATCGCGCGTCTGAATTGACGCGCGATCGCGCGGGCACTTGGCAAATCAACGGGCTTTAGCCGTCAGGTGGTGTGCAATGAAATCGGTATTGGCCGCGTCGGCCCTGTTCATGCTGAGCGCATCCGGATCGCCGACCGTCGTGGGGACGCCGCTGGACATGTGCGGTCTGCGCCTGGTGTTCCAGGACGATTTCAGGGATCTGAGCATCTCCGACTGGCAGCTTGATGGCCGAAGGTGGATGGCGCACACGCCCTGGCGCGGCGATTTCGGCGACGCGGCATTTACCGATCCGGGGCCGCAGGGGCCGTTTGCGATCGGCAAGGATGGACTGGAAATCACGGCGCGACGCGATGCCGCCGGAAAGTGGCGATCCGGCCTGATCGCGGCGGCAGACGCTTCGGGAAAGGGAACGGGCATCCGTTACGGCTATTTCGAGGCCAGCATGCGCTTCCCGCCAGGCCCCGGCACCTGGCCCGCCTTCTGGCTGATCAGCCTGCAGCCGGTGGCGGAAAGCGGACCACGGGTAGAGATCGACGCAGTCGAGTATTACGGCCACGCAACGGACGAATACCATTACGCATGGCATGTCTGGTTCAAGGGCAAGGACGAGCACCTGAGCCGGAGCGGCGGCGGCAAGGTGGCGGTGCCCGATGGCGCGCTGGTTGACGGCTTCCACACGTATGGCGTGCTTGTCGAACCGCGGACGACGACCTTCTACCTCGATCGCAAGGCTGTGGGGCAGGCACCCACGCCTCCGGAACTGACGACCCCGCTCTATCCGCTGGTGAACCTTGCGCTGGGATCGGGCTACCCGATCGACAAGACGCCGGACCCTTCCGTGCTGAAAGTGAAATACGTGCGGATGTACGCGGGCAAGCCGGGCCGCTGCGATCCCGGCGCGCGCAAATAATCCGTTCCTGCGATCCGGAGGAAGGTCTCCGGAACCGTTCCGCCTTCCAGCGCAATCGAACCGGAAAATCGCGATCGGTCCCGGAACAAAGGCGCAGGCTGTCGATTGGTCCTTTACGGTGCAGGTCGGCACAGACAGGGGGAATCGGCGCTGTTATAAATCGTTTTCAACATCGGAATCTGCCGGACGCGCATTGAACTGCGCAGGCGCCACTACCCGGTACCTGACTCCGGCATTGCGGCACAACAGGGCACGGACAAGATGAAACTCAAGATCAACGACAAGGATATCGAGGTCGAGACCGACGGCGATGTCCCGCTGCTGTGGGTGCTGCGCGACAACCTTGGCATGACGGGCACCAAATACGGTTGCGGGCTTGCCCAGTGCGGGGCCTGTTCGGTCATGGTCGATGGCGTGGTTACGCGCTCTTGCGTGACCCCGGTGGAAAGCGTGGCGGGCCGTGCCATCACCACGATCGAGTCGATCGAGGAAGATCCCGTCGGCAAGAAGGTGGTTGAAGCATGGGTGCGTCACCAGGTTCCCCAATGCGGGTATTGCCAGTCCGGCCAGGTCATGGCGGCAACATCCCTGCTGAAGCAAAGCGCTCATCCGGGCGATGACGAAATCCGCGCGGCCATGATCAATCTGTGCCGATGCGGCACCTACAATGCGATCCGGGCCGCGATGCACGATATCGCAACGGCGGAATCGGCGTCGGCCGATGTCAGCGCGGGGGCGGTTGCGGCAGGCGGTGCGGCCGTGGCGGCGGCGGCAGTCGCGGGCGCCGCACTCTTGCGCTCGAAAGACAGCAAGGGAGACGCGTGATGGCGCTGGACATCGATGAAAGTCGGCCGGTCTATTCAGGCGACGACCGGTTTCCCAATGGAGAGCCGGTCAACATTTCCCGGCGCCGCTTCCTGCTGGCGTCGGCCGGGGTTACCAGCGGCGCGCTGGTGCTTGGCTTCGGCATCCCGGTGGGGCCGGCCCGGGCACAAGGCGGCACGCCGCCGCTTCCCGACGCGGCGCGACACCTAAAGGTTCCGGCATTCCTTGAAATCCGTCCGGACAATACCGTGAGGCTGCAAAGCCCCTTCATGGAGGGCGGCCAGGGTCCGTACACGGCCATGGCGCAGATCGTTGCCGAGGAACTGGATATCGAACCGTCCGCCTTTTTGGTCGAGGCGGCGCCGGCAGATCCGGCATTCCTGATCATGCCTGGAATGATGCGTATCACAGGCGGTTCCATGTCCGTGCGCTCAACTTATCCGACGATGCGCAAGCTGGGCGCGTCGGCGCGGTACATGCTGATCGAGGCTGCGTCCCGTCGCATGGGCGTTCCGTCTTCCCAGCTTGAGACAGAGCCCGGCAAGGTAATTCACAAGGCATCGGGCCGTTCGCTTTCCTATGGCGAACTGGCCGGTTCGGCGCTGGATATGGCGGTGCCGCCGGAAGACATCGTCAAATTGCGCGATCCGGCAACGTTCCGCTGGATCGGCAAGCCGGTCGCGCGTCTCGACATTCATGAAAAGTCTACCGGCAAGGCGCTTTACACCATCGACATGGCTGTCGACGGGATGCTGCATGCCGCGGTCCAGCACGCACCGCGCCTGGGCTTGACCGTGCGCACTATCCGCAATGAAGCGCAGGTAAAGGCGATGCGCGGCGTGCATTCGGTGCACCGCCTGAAAGGGGCCGTTGGCGTTGTAGCAGAACGCTGGTGGCATGCAAAACAGGCGGCCGAAGCGCTGCAGGTGGACTGGGACGATCCCAAGACCGAAACCGACGTTCGTTACATGCCCGCCGATTTTTCGACCGAAGGGTTCACCACTACTCTTGCAGCCGCGAAGGGGCCGGGACAGGAGGCCGAAAGCAAGGGCGATTTCGCGGATGCCTTCGGCAAGGCGGCCACGACGCTGGAAGCGACGTATTCGAGCCAATACCTCCATCATGCGCAGCTTGAACCGCCCTCTACGCTGGCACGCTTCAACCCGGACGGCACGCTTGACCTGTGGACGCCCAACCAGGCGCCCAGCCAGTTTCAGGCGGATGCGGCGAAGCTGGCCGGGATCGATGCGGATAAGGTCAGGATAAATTCGTCCTACCTTGGCGGGTTCTTCGGCCGGCACTTCCTTTACGGGCCTGGAAATCCTTACCCGCAGGCGATCGCACTGGCCAAGGCCACGGGCAAGCCGATCAAGCTGATCTGGAGCCGTGAGGAAGAATTCCTGCGCGATCCGATGCGTCCGATGGCGGTTGTAAAGTTCCGCGCCGGACTCGATTCCGATGGCCTGCCCGTCGCGTTCGAAGCGGTCAGCGCGTGCGAGGGGCCGACCGAAGGCATTGCCAACAAGCGCGGCGATGCGCTCGATCCAACGGCGCTGGAAGGGCTTACCGGTAAAAGCTACGCAATCGCCAATACGCGCATCGCGCAGATCTTCGTGAAGAATCCGGCCACGCTTGCCTATTGGCGGTCGGTCGGAAACTCGATGAACGATTTCTTTTACGAAACTTTCCTTGACGAAGTGGCCGACAAGGGCGGGCAGGACCCCTATGCGCTGCGCAGGCACCTGCTCAAGGATAACAAACGCCTGAGCACCCTGCTGGAAGCCGTTGTTGACCTGTCTGGCGGCTGGAAGCGGGGGCCGTTCACGGCCGACGACGGCACGCGGCGCGCCCGCGGCATCGCCATGGCGTCTCCGTTCGGTTCGCACGCCGCCGCGATTGCGGAAGTCTCGATCCGGCAGGGGCAGGTCGTTGTCCACGATGTGTGGGAAGCGCTCGATCCGGGCAGTATCGTGAACCCCGCCATCATCGAGGCGCAGATACATTCCGCCGCGGCGCTTGGCCTTTCCGAAGTGCTGCTGGAACAGGCGCTTTACAAGAACGGGTCGCCGGTTGCGCGCAACTATGACCTTTACACGATCCTCCCGCCGGACCGGATGCCCGCGGTTCACACCCGGATCGTGGAAAGCGGGGCGGAGATGGGCGGTGTTGGCGAACCTCCGTTGCCGGCGGTTCCGCCCGCTGTCGTCAATGCGGTTTCGACGCTTACGGGCAATCGTGTGCGCACGATGCCGCTTTCGAAACTGGAATTCGCCAGCTGAGCCTGTGCGCCCGTTGGGGCGCACCTCCACGGACGGTGGGCTCCACACATTGCCAATATCTGGACCGGACGAGAAACCTTGAAGACATCCCGCAAAATCCTCTTCGGAATCGGCATTCTGGTGATCGTGTTCGGTGGTTTCACGGCGTGGATCGCAACACGGACGCCGGCATCGCCATTCGCCGGTGTGACCCCCGCCAGACCGGACCAGGCGATGATGGATCGTGGAGCCTATGTTGCACGCACGGCGGATTGCGTGGCCTGTCACGGTATGGCCGGAGAACCGGCCTTTTCGGGCGGGCTCGAAATGCCGACGCCAATGGGGTCCATCTACGCAAGCAACATTACGCCGGACAAACAGACCGGCATCGGAAACTTCTCGCTCGCCGATTTCGATCGTGCGATCCGCCACGGCGTGGCGCCCGACGGACACCGGCTGTACCCCGCCATGCCGTATCCGTCCTACGCCAAGCTGTCTGACGGGGATGTGCAGGCGCTTTACGCCTTCTTCATGAACGCGGTGCCCGCCGCGAACAAGGCACCGCCGCAGAGCGATATTCCCTGGCCGCTCAACATGCGCTGGCCGCTGGCCTTATGGAACCTGGTGTTCACCGATCCGGGCAGCTATCGCAACGATCCCGGTCACGACGCGACGTGGAACCGTGGCGCCTATCTGGTGGAAGGGCCGGGACATTGCGGAGCGTGCCATACGCCGCGCGGCCTGTTGATGAACGAAAAGGCGCTCGGCAGCGGCAGCAGCAAGTTCCTGGCCGGCGGCGTGCTTGACGGGTGGTTTGCGCCCAGTTTGCGCGGCGATCACAACATCGGACTCGGCCGCTGGAGTGAGGCGGACCTGTTCCGGTTCCTCAAGACGGGTCGCAACCGTCATGCCGTGGTTTACGGATCGATGACCGATGCCTTCAACAATTCCTTGCAATACATGCGGGACAGCGATCTGGCGGCCATCGCCCATTACCTGAAATCGCTGCCCGGCAATCCCGGAAACGACGGCGCACCGTGGAAATACGATTCATCCGCGAATGCCGCGCTGAAGATCGGCAACCGCAGCGCGCATCCGGGTGCCCAGACCTATATGGCGAAGTGCAGTTTCTGCCACGGCGCAGACGGGCGCGGGCAGGGCGAGTGGATTCCTCCGCTGGCGGGATCGGCCGCATCGCTGACGAAGGACGGAAAGTCCTCCGCCATCAACGTCACGCTCAACGGATCGCCGCGCGTGGTCGCGCAGGGTGTGCCTGACGGTTATCGCATGCCCCCGTTCCGCAACCAGCTTTCCGATAAGGAAGTTGCCGACCTGCTGGATTTCGTGCGCTCGTCGTGGGGCAATCGCGGCGGCGCGGTTTCGTCCGGCGACGTGGCCGACATGCGCAAGCGTACAACGCCTGCCAGCAGCCAGGTGATCCTGTTGCAGATGCGTTGAACGGGGGAATATCCGGCATGCCTGCGGGCTATTGCTGGACGTCTGAAATCGCGAAAGGCCGCTTGCCGAAACGCGTGACTTCGGCAAGCGGCCTTTCGCGCTTTTGGACTCATTGCCGCAAGTGCCGCAATTCCGGCCGATCGACCCGCCGTGGCGGTGCCGACCGGCCGGATCGGAAGCGTCAGTCCGGCATTTTTCCGCCGTAAACGGGGAAGAAGCTGGCCTCGCCATAGTCCTTGATCTGCTCTGCGTTCTTTAGAGTGTCCATGTCGGTCTCGGAAATCTCGAAATCGAGCGCGGCGTTGTCGCGCATGTGTTCGGGATTGGCCGTCTTGGGCAGGGGCAGCATGCCAAGCTGCAGGCAATAACGGATGCACAGGGCGGGAACCGACACGTCATAACGCTTCGCCATTTCGGCCAGTTGCCCGTTGTCCAGGATCGCGCCGTGCGCCACCGGGGAATAGGCCTCCACAAGGATGCCGCGGGCCTTGGTGTAATCGATCAGGTCGAACGGCGTGTTGCTGACGTGCGCCAGGATCTGGTTCACCATCGGCTTGACGCTGCCGTTCGAAACCAGGTTGTCGAGATCGGCTTCCTCGAAGTTCGACACGCCGATCGCGCGCAGCTTTCCGGCACCGTATGCTTCCTCGAGCGCGCGCCATGCCTCCAGGTTGCCTTCGAAGAAGTGCTCACCCTGGCGGAACTCCTTCCACGGCTGCGGGCTGTGGATGATCATCATGTCGATGTGATCCAGCCCCAGCGTCTTCAATGAGCCGTCGATGGCGTCCTTCGCTTCGGCATAGGACTTGATTTCGGCGGCGAGCTTTGTTGTCACGAACAGCTCGTCGCGCGCGACGCCGCAACTGCGCACGCCTTCGCCGACGCCGTTCTCGTTCGCATAGGCCTGCGCGGTGTCGAAATGGCGATAGCCGATCTGCGCCGCGTCGCGCACGGCCTGCGCAACCCTGGCGTCCTCTATCATCCAGGTGCCGAGGCCCAGCTTGGGAATCTCCACGCCGTTGGCAAGGGTATAGGTTTCGTTCAAGATCATTTCATCTGTCCTTTGGTGTTCGGTGCCGCCCTTGGCGGGCGCGGGCCGTATCCAGGCTCTTTTTCCAGCGTGTCCCACCTGGCAACAATGTCGGGTTCGAAAACCCTTTCGTTCCATTGGTGTGGGTCGATTTCCTCGAAACCCACGGAAACGGATTCGTCGCCGCAGCCAAGGATACCCGTTACATCGCGCACGATGGCATCGCTCAGCGCACGTTTCCGCTCGGGCGTCTTGCCCGGCCAGAGCTTGACGATCACGTGTGGCACGGCCGGTTCAGTCCTTTTCCGGTCCGGCGAGGTATTCCTCGTCTGTCACCTTTTCCATCCAGGTCACGTTTGTGCCGTCCTTGACTTCCTGCAGCGCGACGTGGGTCATCCCCTGGTGCGGCGTTGCGCCGTGCCAGTGCTTCCGGTCGGCCGGGCACCATACGATGTCGCCTTCGTAGAATTCATGGATCGGGCCGTTCTCCACCTGCGTCCAGCCAACGCCCTCGGTCACGATCAGCGTCTGGCCGCAGGGATGCGAATGCCACGCGGTGCGCGCGCCGGGTTCGAAATGGACGATCGCGCCGGTAAGACGCGACGGATCGGGGCGCGCGAACATGCCCGTGATCGTGGCCTTGCCGGTGAAATACTGCTCCGGACCGTCAACGGTCTGCATGTCGTCCTTGCGGGTGATTTCCATGTGAGAACTCCTTTCGATCGCTATCTAGAGCGCAATGGGTAATGTGATTAGAGGGTGTTATGTGCATGAACCTTTGAGGTGGATTCAACAATGGAACGCCGCGACGTTGCCGATCTCCTGGCCTTCCGGGCCGTGGCCCAGGAGCAGAGCTTTACCCGGGCGGCAGCCAAGCTGGGCGTGTCCGCATCGGCGTTGAGCCACACGATCCGCGGACTTGAAGAGCGGATCGGAATACGCCTGCTGACCCGCACCACGCGAAGCGTTGCCCCAACGCGCGCCGGCGAGCGCCTGCTGACAACGATCGCCCCCCGATTCGAAGAGATCGAAGCCGAACTCGCCGCGATCGGGGACTCGCATGACAGGCCTGCGGGATCTTTCCGCATAACCACCGGCATACATGCCGCCGAAACGATCCTGTGGCCGGCGATTTCACGGTTCCTTCCGAAATACCCCGACGTCCAGGTGGAAATCAGCGTGGACGCGGGACTGGTGGACATCGTCGAACAGCGCTTTGACGCGGGCGTGCGCATGGGGGAGACAATCGCGCAGGACATGGTCGCAGTCCGCATCAGCCCGGACATGAGGATGGCAGCGGTCGCATCGCCGGCCTATCTGGAAGCCCGCGACCCGCCGCTTTCGCCGCAGGAACTGTCAGGCCACAATTGCATCAACCTGCGCTTCCCGACTCTGGGCGGGCTTTATGCCTGGGAGTTCGAGAAGGACGGACGCGAAATCAATGTCCATGTCAGCGGCCAGTTGATTGTCAACGAAATCGCCATCGCCCGGCAGGCGGCCGTGGATGGGGCGGGGATCGCCTATGTCCCGGAGGACTATGTCCATGCGGACATGGATAGTGGCCGCCTGATCCGGCTGCTGGACGACTGGACGCCGCCGTTTCCCGGCTATCACCTCTATTATCCCAGCCGCCGCCAGCAAT contains:
- a CDS encoding tautomerase family protein codes for the protein MPHVIVKLWPGKTPERKRALSDAIVRDVTGILGCGDESVSVGFEEIDPHQWNERVFEPDIVARWDTLEKEPGYGPRPPRAAPNTKGQMK
- a CDS encoding cytochrome c; the encoded protein is MKTSRKILFGIGILVIVFGGFTAWIATRTPASPFAGVTPARPDQAMMDRGAYVARTADCVACHGMAGEPAFSGGLEMPTPMGSIYASNITPDKQTGIGNFSLADFDRAIRHGVAPDGHRLYPAMPYPSYAKLSDGDVQALYAFFMNAVPAANKAPPQSDIPWPLNMRWPLALWNLVFTDPGSYRNDPGHDATWNRGAYLVEGPGHCGACHTPRGLLMNEKALGSGSSKFLAGGVLDGWFAPSLRGDHNIGLGRWSEADLFRFLKTGRNRHAVVYGSMTDAFNNSLQYMRDSDLAAIAHYLKSLPGNPGNDGAPWKYDSSANAALKIGNRSAHPGAQTYMAKCSFCHGADGRGQGEWIPPLAGSAASLTKDGKSSAINVTLNGSPRVVAQGVPDGYRMPPFRNQLSDKEVADLLDFVRSSWGNRGGAVSSGDVADMRKRTTPASSQVILLQMR
- a CDS encoding cupin domain-containing protein gives rise to the protein MEITRKDDMQTVDGPEQYFTGKATITGMFARPDPSRLTGAIVHFEPGARTAWHSHPCGQTLIVTEGVGWTQVENGPIHEFYEGDIVWCPADRKHWHGATPHQGMTHVALQEVKDGTNVTWMEKVTDEEYLAGPEKD
- a CDS encoding LysR family transcriptional regulator, producing MERRDVADLLAFRAVAQEQSFTRAAAKLGVSASALSHTIRGLEERIGIRLLTRTTRSVAPTRAGERLLTTIAPRFEEIEAELAAIGDSHDRPAGSFRITTGIHAAETILWPAISRFLPKYPDVQVEISVDAGLVDIVEQRFDAGVRMGETIAQDMVAVRISPDMRMAAVASPAYLEARDPPLSPQELSGHNCINLRFPTLGGLYAWEFEKDGREINVHVSGQLIVNEIAIARQAAVDGAGIAYVPEDYVHADMDSGRLIRLLDDWTPPFPGYHLYYPSRRQQSPAFGLLVEALRYKPASV
- a CDS encoding aldo/keto reductase, encoding MILNETYTLANGVEIPKLGLGTWMIEDARVAQAVRDAAQIGYRHFDTAQAYANENGVGEGVRSCGVARDELFVTTKLAAEIKSYAEAKDAIDGSLKTLGLDHIDMMIIHSPQPWKEFRQGEHFFEGNLEAWRALEEAYGAGKLRAIGVSNFEEADLDNLVSNGSVKPMVNQILAHVSNTPFDLIDYTKARGILVEAYSPVAHGAILDNGQLAEMAKRYDVSVPALCIRYCLQLGMLPLPKTANPEHMRDNAALDFEISETDMDTLKNAEQIKDYGEASFFPVYGGKMPD